The following are encoded in a window of Methanobrevibacter sp. V74 genomic DNA:
- the purE gene encoding 5-(carboxyamino)imidazole ribonucleotide mutase, translating into MTPKIMIILGSGSDIAIAEKAMDILDKLEISYSLKIASAHRTPNLVQSIVMKGTDAGIEVFIGIAGLAAHLPGSIAAYTPRPVIGVPVDVKTNGIDALESIVQMPYPSPIATVGIDRGDNAAILAAQFIGLHDEEVHQKVISLRKEYAKKVIDSNERIIQSIDRPYINNDFLRIKNIEINKAEVDENEGGCCKNKDAEVAIIVGRQTDLGTAKNVTKILDRLKITHDTKVVCPIRSTRKFINYVKSMKKAKIFIGISSNSSQVTGGIVGLTARPVIGVPCTNEDGDNYMLTTVNMPPGVPVATVGINNGKNAGVLAGEILSIDNPEIVDLLDKLKDKKITF; encoded by the coding sequence ATGACACCAAAAATAATGATTATTCTTGGAAGTGGATCGGATATTGCTATTGCAGAAAAGGCCATGGATATTTTAGACAAGTTGGAAATATCATACAGCTTAAAGATTGCATCAGCACATAGGACTCCCAATTTAGTTCAGTCAATTGTAATGAAAGGTACTGATGCGGGAATTGAAGTATTTATTGGAATTGCAGGACTGGCCGCCCACTTACCAGGTTCAATTGCTGCCTATACACCAAGACCGGTTATTGGTGTGCCAGTAGATGTTAAAACAAATGGTATAGATGCATTAGAATCAATTGTTCAAATGCCTTATCCATCCCCAATTGCCACTGTTGGAATTGATAGAGGAGACAATGCAGCAATACTTGCAGCCCAATTTATTGGTCTTCATGATGAAGAAGTCCATCAAAAAGTTATTAGTTTAAGAAAGGAATATGCTAAAAAAGTAATAGATAGCAATGAAAGGATTATTCAATCAATTGACAGACCTTATATCAACAATGACTTCCTAAGAATTAAAAATATTGAAATAAATAAAGCTGAAGTCGACGAAAATGAGGGCGGCTGCTGTAAAAACAAAGATGCAGAAGTAGCAATCATTGTTGGAAGGCAAACTGATTTGGGAACTGCTAAAAACGTTACAAAAATATTAGACAGACTTAAAATTACTCATGATACCAAAGTAGTCTGTCCAATCAGATCTACTCGAAAATTCATCAATTATGTTAAATCAATGAAAAAAGCTAAAATTTTCATTGGAATTAGTTCTAACTCATCACAGGTTACCGGAGGAATCGTAGGGCTTACTGCAAGACCGGTAATTGGTGTTCCATGTACTAATGAAGACGGAGACAATTATATGCTAACAACCGTTAACATGCCGCCAGGAGTTCCTGTTGCAACTGTAGGTATTAATAACGGTAAGAATGCTGGAGTGTTAGCTGGTGAAATATTATCTATTGATAATCCGGAAATTGTAGATTTATTAGATAAATTAAAAGATAAAAAAATTACATTTTAG
- a CDS encoding UbiD family decarboxylase: protein MNIEDENIIEITEELSSEYEISKVLREYPKDTVIIKNVKGFDMPVISGICNTRDKIAESINCEVSEITEKIIDAMEKPIKVDKFTDFSEYDTLDINLDKIPILTHYKRDGGEYITAGVVFARDPVTGIQNASIHRMMVLDNKRLVIRIVPRNLYTYFQNAQKVGKDLDIAIAIGMDPASLLASTTSIPIDYDEMDVANAFKNGELELIKCGDLKLPQADIILEGKISVSETIAEGPFVDLTDTYDSIRDQPIINLSKMHIKKENPCYHAIVPAGFEHKLLQGLPQEPRIYKAVKNAVPTVENVVLTEGGCCWLHAVVSINKQTEGDGKNAIMAALSAHPSLKHCTVVDADVDVFDAEDVEYAIATRVKGDHDIIVVPNVRGSSLDPVAESDGTTTKIGVDATKSLKTLEKFERVSFGE, encoded by the coding sequence ATGAACATTGAAGATGAAAATATTATTGAAATTACAGAAGAGCTTTCAAGCGAATATGAAATTTCTAAAGTCCTAAGAGAATATCCTAAAGACACAGTTATTATTAAAAATGTTAAAGGATTTGACATGCCGGTTATTTCAGGAATCTGCAATACTCGTGACAAAATAGCTGAATCTATTAATTGTGAAGTATCTGAAATTACTGAAAAAATTATTGATGCAATGGAAAAACCTATAAAAGTGGATAAATTCACTGATTTTTCCGAATATGATACTTTAGATATTAATTTAGATAAAATACCTATTTTAACTCATTATAAACGTGACGGCGGAGAGTACATTACTGCCGGCGTTGTATTTGCACGTGACCCTGTAACTGGTATTCAAAATGCTTCAATCCACCGCATGATGGTGCTTGACAATAAAAGATTAGTCATTAGGATTGTACCAAGAAATCTTTATACTTACTTCCAAAATGCTCAAAAAGTAGGAAAAGATTTAGATATTGCAATAGCTATTGGAATGGATCCTGCAAGTTTACTGGCAAGTACTACTTCCATTCCTATTGATTATGATGAAATGGATGTTGCAAATGCATTTAAAAATGGGGAGCTTGAATTAATCAAATGTGGGGATTTAAAACTTCCTCAAGCAGACATTATCCTTGAAGGTAAAATATCTGTAAGTGAAACTATTGCTGAAGGACCATTTGTTGATTTAACCGATACTTATGACAGTATCCGTGACCAACCAATAATTAATTTAAGCAAAATGCATATTAAAAAAGAAAATCCATGCTATCATGCTATTGTTCCAGCCGGATTTGAACATAAATTATTGCAAGGTCTCCCGCAAGAGCCAAGAATATATAAAGCCGTTAAAAATGCAGTTCCAACAGTTGAAAATGTTGTTTTAACTGAAGGTGGATGTTGTTGGTTACATGCAGTTGTATCCATTAATAAACAAACTGAAGGTGATGGTAAAAATGCCATTATGGCAGCGTTATCTGCTCACCCTTCACTTAAACATTGCACTGTTGTAGATGCTGATGTTGATGTATTTGATGCTGAAGATGTTGAATATGCAATAGCTACACGTGTAAAAGGTGACCATGATATCATTGTTGTCCCTAATGTACGTGGTTCATCCCTTGATCCTGTAGCTGAAAGTGATGGTACAACTACTAAAATTGGAGTAGATGCTACCAAATCACTTAAAACATTGGAAAAATTTGAAAGAGTTAGTTTTGGAGAATAA
- the amrS gene encoding AmmeMemoRadiSam system radical SAM enzyme: MLVSRELYKKSSKTQKIRCEICANYCKIAEGNVGICRQYKNINGELFDESYGIVSSLSSDPVEKKPLNKFLPGTFTYSIGGFGCNMACLHCQNYLISQEYDKLSMGIEITPEAIVENAINYNCKSISWTYNEPTIHLPFSKKTSILAKHKGLKVIYVSNGYYSAKSLDEVLGFVDAFNIDLKSMSKKFYKKICSADLDVVLENIERIYQDGKHLEITNLIIDGYNDSTQEIEKLCDFIVNNLGSDVPLHFSRAFPYYKMLNITPTNPDTLFKAREIAFDKGIMNVYLGNI, from the coding sequence ATGTTAGTGAGTAGGGAATTGTACAAAAAGAGTTCTAAAACTCAAAAGATTCGATGTGAAATTTGTGCAAATTACTGTAAAATTGCTGAAGGTAATGTGGGAATATGCCGTCAATACAAAAATATTAATGGCGAGTTATTTGATGAGTCTTATGGTATTGTTTCATCACTTTCATCGGATCCTGTTGAAAAAAAGCCTTTAAACAAATTTTTACCTGGAACATTTACATATTCGATAGGTGGATTTGGTTGCAATATGGCCTGTCTGCACTGTCAGAACTATCTTATTTCACAAGAATATGATAAATTGTCCATGGGCATTGAAATAACACCAGAAGCGATTGTGGAAAATGCAATTAATTATAATTGCAAGTCAATTTCTTGGACCTATAATGAACCTACTATACACTTACCTTTTTCTAAAAAAACCTCTATTTTAGCAAAACATAAAGGTTTAAAAGTTATCTATGTAAGTAATGGATATTATTCAGCAAAATCCCTTGATGAGGTTTTGGGATTTGTTGATGCATTCAATATAGATCTGAAATCCATGTCTAAAAAGTTTTATAAAAAAATATGCAGTGCAGATTTAGATGTTGTCTTAGAGAATATAGAAAGAATATATCAAGATGGAAAACATTTGGAAATTACAAATCTTATTATTGATGGTTATAATGATTCCACCCAAGAGATTGAAAAATTATGTGATTTCATTGTAAATAATCTGGGTTCAGATGTTCCACTACATTTTTCAAGAGCTTTTCCTTATTATAAAATGTTAAATATTACTCCTACTAATCCTGACACATTGTTTAAAGCTCGTGAAATTGCATTTGATAAAGGAATCATGAATGTTTATTTAGGAAATATTTAA
- the thiL gene encoding thiamine-phosphate kinase has product MTLKVSDIGEKELVRYIIANSKYITPDDTAITEFSSTNIISTCDMLIQSRHFPKNMSYFDMGFKAVTVNVSDLAAMGAEPLGFLLAIALPKDLTIDSFKEIIDGVLKACEYYHIPLIGGDTNEASEIIITGTALGLTDKPLMKDTYNKGDLIAITGSIGLAALGFELDSLDNIYSKKALKPKARINEGLVLKDFATSATDITDGLASELYEIKKDNFGFMIHEDMLNITEEFKSLSCNLNLDYLDLILHVGEDFELLFTISKDNLEKLPINCLVIGEVTDSDVVELTLENGFVERIKNKGYEHYVSE; this is encoded by the coding sequence ATGACTCTCAAAGTCTCTGATATTGGTGAAAAGGAATTGGTAAGATATATTATTGCCAATTCAAAATATATTACTCCCGATGACACAGCCATTACTGAATTTAGTTCTACAAATATAATTTCAACTTGTGACATGCTGATTCAGTCAAGACACTTCCCAAAAAACATGTCTTATTTTGACATGGGATTTAAGGCCGTCACAGTTAATGTAAGTGATCTTGCAGCCATGGGAGCAGAACCATTAGGTTTTTTACTTGCAATAGCTCTTCCAAAGGATTTAACAATTGACTCTTTTAAAGAAATAATTGACGGTGTCTTGAAAGCTTGTGAATATTATCATATTCCATTAATCGGCGGGGATACTAATGAAGCATCTGAAATTATCATAACTGGAACTGCCTTAGGCCTAACCGATAAGCCATTAATGAAGGATACTTACAATAAAGGTGATTTAATAGCCATCACAGGCAGCATAGGTCTTGCAGCTCTTGGTTTTGAATTAGATTCTTTAGATAATATTTACTCTAAAAAAGCTCTAAAGCCTAAAGCCAGAATTAATGAAGGTTTAGTTTTAAAGGATTTTGCCACATCTGCAACTGATATAACTGATGGGCTTGCAAGTGAATTATATGAGATAAAAAAAGATAATTTCGGATTCATGATTCATGAAGACATGTTGAATATCACCGAGGAGTTCAAATCACTGTCTTGCAATTTAAATTTAGATTACTTGGACTTAATTTTACACGTTGGTGAAGACTTTGAGCTATTGTTCACCATTTCAAAAGATAATTTAGAAAAATTACCAATTAATTGTTTGGTCATTGGTGAGGTAACTGATTCTGATGTTGTAGAACTTACTTTAGAAAACGGTTTTGTTGAAAGGATTAAAAATAAAGGCTATGAACATTATGTTAGTGAGTAG
- the cfbA gene encoding sirohydrochlorin nickelochelatase encodes MSDKKTGILLLSHGSRLDDGEEVIKSYKEMYTEEFPDMPVEYGFMEIRKPGIPETIKKLSEENDLDKIVVVPVFVAHGLHTKRDIPGLLGIESDFDESEVSGGHHHHHHHHDDHNHNHGHHHHHHDHDDEPVEFDGEIVLTDPLGIDSRMYEIIKERVSEHL; translated from the coding sequence ATGTCTGATAAGAAAACAGGAATATTACTTTTAAGTCATGGCTCAAGATTGGACGATGGCGAAGAAGTAATTAAATCGTATAAAGAAATGTATACAGAAGAATTTCCAGATATGCCAGTAGAATATGGATTTATGGAAATCAGAAAACCAGGTATTCCAGAAACTATTAAAAAATTAAGTGAAGAAAACGATTTAGATAAAATCGTTGTTGTACCGGTTTTTGTTGCACATGGACTACATACAAAAAGGGATATTCCGGGGTTGCTGGGTATTGAAAGTGATTTTGATGAAAGTGAAGTCTCTGGTGGTCATCATCATCACCATCATCACCACGATGACCATAATCATAATCACGGACATCATCATCACCACCATGACCATGATGATGAACCGGTTGAATTTGATGGTGAAATTGTATTAACCGATCCTCTTGGAATTGATTCAAGAATGTATGAAATTATAAAAGAGAGAGTTTCAGAACACTTATAG
- the cfbA gene encoding sirohydrochlorin nickelochelatase — protein MEKTELSLMDTNSRLSNNTAVILVSHGSTLPYAEKVFGEIKEKFIKKSGLATEIGYMKVSEPAIAGAVEILKDEVDDLNKILALPVFLAPGIHTNIDIPQLLGLDPLEEDPRCPDGNYPDEHYLSIADDVDFDGDIELLGSIGPCDELLDIIDKRIKEALAESKLDDSAKTGILLVTHGSRLNYNKEFATELYNKFEKNCDVPSSFGFMELCGPSIPESIDKLVDENDLERLVVVPVFIAPGMHTTHDIPHILGFLDDHEHEHHHHDHGHGHDHTHDLTPVDFDGEILYPEPIKADDILIDILIDMVNEKL, from the coding sequence ATGGAAAAGACGGAGTTATCTCTTATGGATACAAATTCAAGGTTATCAAATAATACTGCAGTTATTCTTGTAAGTCATGGAAGTACTTTGCCTTATGCCGAAAAGGTATTTGGAGAAATAAAAGAAAAGTTTATCAAAAAATCAGGTCTTGCAACTGAAATTGGATATATGAAAGTATCTGAACCTGCTATTGCAGGGGCTGTAGAAATTCTAAAAGATGAAGTAGATGATTTAAATAAAATCCTTGCGCTACCTGTATTTTTAGCTCCAGGAATTCACACTAATATTGACATTCCACAATTATTAGGTTTAGATCCTTTAGAAGAAGACCCAAGATGTCCTGATGGTAATTATCCGGATGAACATTATTTATCTATTGCAGACGATGTTGATTTTGACGGAGATATTGAGTTATTAGGTTCTATTGGGCCATGCGATGAACTTTTAGATATTATAGATAAAAGAATCAAAGAAGCATTAGCTGAATCTAAGCTAGATGACAGTGCAAAAACTGGTATTTTGCTTGTAACTCATGGGTCTAGATTAAATTATAATAAAGAATTTGCAACGGAATTATATAATAAATTTGAAAAAAATTGTGATGTTCCATCAAGTTTTGGATTTATGGAATTATGTGGTCCTAGCATTCCAGAATCTATCGATAAATTAGTCGATGAAAATGATTTGGAAAGATTAGTCGTTGTTCCAGTATTCATTGCTCCTGGAATGCACACCACTCATGATATTCCACATATCTTAGGCTTTTTAGATGACCATGAGCATGAGCATCATCATCACGACCATGGACACGGTCATGACCACACTCATGATTTAACTCCAGTGGACTTTGATGGTGAAATACTCTATCCGGAACCAATTAAGGCTGATGATATCTTAATTGACATTTTAATTGACATGGTAAATGAAAAATTATAA
- a CDS encoding Zn-ribbon domain-containing OB-fold protein: protein MSDTVRTWRHIQQRYNLIGSKCNTCGELFFPSRVVCPNCRRKGDLEPFQFSGKGKIYTYSVIRSAPDDFKKAAPYAVAVIELEEGAKLTSQLVDCDVESLEIGDDVEMVFRRIREDGKDGVISYGYKFKVIK, encoded by the coding sequence ATGTCCGATACTGTAAGAACATGGAGACATATACAACAAAGATACAATCTTATAGGTTCCAAATGTAACACCTGTGGTGAATTATTCTTCCCATCTCGTGTAGTTTGTCCTAATTGTAGAAGAAAAGGAGATCTTGAACCTTTCCAATTTTCAGGAAAAGGTAAAATATATACTTATTCTGTTATCAGATCAGCACCAGATGATTTTAAAAAGGCCGCACCATATGCTGTAGCTGTAATCGAACTTGAAGAAGGTGCAAAATTAACTTCACAACTTGTGGATTGTGACGTTGAAAGCTTAGAAATTGGTGACGATGTGGAAATGGTATTCAGAAGAATTAGAGAGGATGGAAAAGACGGAGTTATCTCTTATGGATACAAATTCAAGGTTATCAAATAA
- a CDS encoding magnesium transporter encodes MKKRQQKKIRSSLSVLSTFPDFLKEHESIIKESLIALLICAIGDLIAGIILGKMTFFLETFPGLLVIIPGAIGMRGNIFGSFASRLSSNLHIGIISPKFEFSQDLNYNIFSSFVLTLVLSLFLGIIAKILCVLLHQPSMDLIDFILISIVAGIISNLIMLPITMFVSFKSFEHGWDPDNITSPIIAAFGDLFTLPAIILSVFILNFISFNFIVKDVVLIMLLITIVVSFIHCYKLSYETNAILKQSTPVLLLCSFLGGAAGGILNSAVETLLTNPSLLTLVPLFSGESGSLISILGARLSSGLHSGLIEPLRKPEGESIHNFIISLILAVIIFPVIGLLAEASSYALGVVGVGFDKLVEISTSSGVILVSIIILIVYYVSVTSYNNNLDPDNIVIPISTSITDSISSLILISMSLLFLGVLV; translated from the coding sequence GTGAAAAAAAGACAGCAGAAGAAGATTCGCAGCTCACTATCTGTACTTTCAACATTTCCTGATTTTCTCAAAGAACACGAATCAATTATAAAAGAAAGTCTCATAGCTCTGTTAATTTGTGCTATAGGAGATTTAATCGCCGGTATTATACTTGGTAAAATGACTTTTTTCCTTGAAACATTTCCAGGACTTTTAGTAATAATTCCTGGAGCCATAGGCATGAGAGGAAATATTTTTGGTTCATTTGCTTCAAGATTATCAAGCAATCTTCACATCGGTATAATATCACCAAAATTTGAGTTTTCACAAGATTTAAATTATAATATATTCTCATCCTTTGTTTTAACATTAGTGCTGTCTTTATTTTTAGGTATTATAGCAAAAATATTGTGTGTTTTATTACATCAACCTTCAATGGATTTAATTGATTTTATATTGATTAGTATTGTTGCAGGCATAATTTCAAACTTGATTATGCTTCCAATTACTATGTTTGTTTCATTTAAAAGTTTTGAACATGGCTGGGATCCAGACAATATAACAAGTCCAATTATTGCAGCATTCGGCGATTTATTTACCCTTCCAGCTATAATTTTATCTGTATTTATTTTAAATTTTATTAGTTTTAATTTCATTGTTAAAGATGTTGTTCTTATTATGCTATTAATAACAATTGTTGTTAGTTTTATTCATTGCTATAAACTATCTTATGAAACTAATGCAATTTTAAAACAATCCACTCCTGTTTTGCTTTTGTGTTCATTTTTAGGAGGGGCAGCAGGAGGGATTTTAAACTCAGCGGTCGAAACATTATTAACTAATCCTAGCTTATTAACATTAGTTCCATTGTTTTCAGGGGAAAGTGGAAGTTTAATAAGTATTTTAGGAGCTAGATTATCTTCTGGTCTTCATTCAGGTTTAATTGAACCGTTAAGAAAACCGGAAGGGGAGTCTATTCATAATTTCATAATCAGTTTGATTTTAGCAGTTATTATCTTTCCGGTAATTGGTCTTTTAGCTGAAGCCTCTTCTTATGCTTTAGGTGTTGTAGGTGTTGGATTTGATAAACTGGTTGAAATATCAACATCATCTGGAGTTATTTTAGTAAGTATCATCATTCTCATTGTTTATTATGTGTCAGTTACATCTTACAATAATAATTTAGATCCTGATAATATTGTAATTCCAATTTCAACCAGCATAACCGATTCAATTTCTAGTTTAATATTGATTAGCATGTCTTTACTTTTTTTAGGGGTTTTAGTTTAA
- a CDS encoding potassium channel family protein, which translates to MSIKNLLIEMKNMSELMVDLAYSAVLFNSKAAAEEVLALENEVNSMNYEIKKESLVAARSYEDAEKLTALLEIAEAAESIANAAKDLADLVITGFKPHPVFKRVMEESDKSIVRVTINDDSDLANNTLGDLLLVNRTGMRVIAIRRGTSWIYGPDKHTTLLASDTLILKGTDEGADLLEKLAAGTCSLEDISEELDDEI; encoded by the coding sequence TTGTCAATTAAAAATTTATTAATAGAAATGAAAAATATGTCGGAGTTAATGGTTGACTTAGCTTACTCAGCAGTTTTATTTAATAGCAAAGCAGCCGCTGAAGAGGTATTAGCTTTAGAAAATGAAGTTAACTCCATGAATTATGAAATTAAAAAAGAGTCGTTAGTAGCGGCAAGGTCTTATGAAGATGCAGAAAAGTTAACTGCACTTCTTGAGATTGCAGAAGCCGCTGAAAGTATTGCAAATGCGGCTAAAGATTTAGCTGATTTAGTAATCACTGGGTTTAAACCACATCCTGTATTTAAAAGAGTCATGGAGGAATCTGATAAAAGTATTGTTAGAGTAACAATAAATGATGATTCTGATTTAGCCAATAATACATTAGGTGATTTATTATTGGTTAATCGTACTGGTATGCGAGTAATTGCAATTAGAAGAGGCACATCATGGATTTATGGACCTGATAAACATACCACATTACTTGCAAGTGATACATTAATTTTAAAGGGAACAGATGAAGGTGCAGATTTACTTGAAAAATTAGCTGCAGGAACATGTTCTCTTGAAGATATTTCAGAAGAATTAGATGATGAAATTTAA
- the cobJ gene encoding precorrin-3B C(17)-methyltransferase yields MINVIGIGQNRENMTLGALKAIEESDVIVGYKKYINQIEDLIEGKEIVKKGMGDEIARAEFAIKKSKEGQTVSLISSGDPGVFGMANVLYQIVSKYDDVDIKVYAGVSALNYASSHLGAPLNDFAAISLSNILTPLSEIEKKLRYALEANLIVAIYNPISKTRKEPFRRFKQCVLDVKGENSLIGIIDSTFEPPKTTIVKIKDLTEDIVNMSCTLIVGNDLTYVQDDKLVTPRGYVIRSKIHPLSQNHYEKFLNGEIVHGPNRECEFYPCHFEGQYCDFCYCPFYPCGDSSTGGEWIKGKGVWNCKDCLWLHTQKAVECLREPLESILENVEDLKTKKKILLKIRRACLLNNNPKDF; encoded by the coding sequence ATGATTAATGTAATAGGGATTGGTCAAAATAGAGAAAACATGACATTAGGTGCCCTAAAAGCTATTGAAGAATCTGATGTTATCGTTGGTTATAAGAAATATATTAACCAAATAGAAGATTTAATTGAAGGTAAAGAAATAGTTAAAAAAGGAATGGGTGACGAAATAGCAAGAGCTGAGTTTGCAATTAAAAAAAGTAAAGAAGGCCAAACCGTTTCATTAATTAGCTCTGGAGATCCGGGGGTCTTTGGAATGGCTAATGTATTATATCAAATAGTAAGTAAATATGATGATGTTGATATTAAGGTTTATGCAGGAGTATCTGCACTAAATTATGCATCAAGCCATTTAGGCGCTCCATTAAATGATTTTGCAGCAATAAGTTTGAGTAATATTTTAACTCCATTATCTGAAATAGAAAAGAAGTTAAGATATGCACTTGAAGCAAATTTAATTGTTGCAATTTATAATCCAATAAGTAAAACACGTAAAGAACCATTTAGAAGGTTTAAACAATGTGTTTTAGATGTTAAAGGGGAGAATTCATTAATTGGTATTATAGATAGTACTTTTGAACCTCCTAAAACAACTATTGTTAAAATTAAAGATTTAACTGAAGACATTGTTAATATGTCTTGTACTTTAATTGTTGGAAATGATCTTACGTATGTTCAGGATGATAAGTTAGTAACACCTAGAGGATATGTAATTAGGTCTAAAATACATCCGCTATCACAGAATCATTATGAAAAATTTTTAAATGGTGAAATAGTACATGGACCAAACAGAGAATGTGAATTTTATCCATGTCATTTTGAGGGTCAATATTGTGATTTCTGTTATTGTCCGTTTTATCCATGTGGAGATTCTTCAACCGGTGGGGAATGGATTAAAGGCAAAGGGGTATGGAACTGCAAAGATTGCCTTTGGTTACATACTCAAAAAGCAGTTGAATGTTTAAGAGAACCTTTAGAAAGCATTCTTGAAAATGTTGAAGATTTAAAAACAAAGAAAAAAATTTTATTAAAGATTAGACGAGCATGTTTATTAAACAATAATCCAAAGGATTTTTAA
- a CDS encoding DNA-directed DNA polymerase II small subunit: MSTNKILLKFAKKGINLSPEAYDKVINAENPIDFASNLIVKLKSDRFTSKDLVSVSAETVDELTENKTTSKKDNQETLINVKKTVDETPQITKIKSGKTEVKKPISIENLKKENDKPEKHVNKEILEASETIKDTKIKFKRNEQKTDVKYDFKIIQDTSKKSYTSGELENLISYFKSRYEKLANILSKRPELRNYTKINDIDDSQQSLSLILMVREIRSSKNGHKIVEFEDDTGEISVLFSNKNDELFREAEKLVKDEVVGVIANKSDDPHFAFGQEIINPGVLKVPDKKMDFSIVFLSDVHIGSLTFLEDAFQRFIDWINCDFGDEEQRRVAESVKYLVIGGDIVDGIGVYPNQDKELAIKDITEQYNEAARFLGNVRNDIKIIIAPGNHDASRVAEPQPAVPEEYAKALYELDNVEFISNPGVVSLDGINVLIYHGRSFDDMVMAVKDFTYEKNDEIMKELLLKRHLAPLYGERTPLASELEDYLVIDEVPDVFHTGHVHVNSYKKFKGVHLINSGTFQTQTEFQKIYNIEPTPAQVPILHKGKYRHFKFV, encoded by the coding sequence ATGTCAACTAATAAAATTCTATTAAAGTTTGCAAAAAAAGGAATAAACCTATCACCTGAAGCATATGATAAGGTCATTAATGCAGAAAACCCTATAGATTTTGCATCTAATTTAATAGTTAAATTAAAAAGTGATAGATTCACATCAAAAGACTTGGTTTCCGTTAGTGCTGAAACTGTCGATGAACTAACAGAAAATAAAACTACTTCTAAAAAAGATAATCAGGAAACTTTAATTAATGTTAAAAAAACAGTTGATGAGACACCACAAATAACAAAGATTAAATCCGGCAAAACAGAAGTTAAAAAGCCCATTTCAATTGAAAATCTTAAAAAAGAAAATGATAAACCGGAAAAACATGTTAATAAAGAGATTCTAGAAGCTTCTGAAACTATTAAGGATACTAAAATTAAATTTAAAAGAAATGAACAAAAAACCGATGTTAAATATGATTTTAAAATCATCCAAGATACAAGTAAAAAATCATATACTAGTGGTGAACTTGAAAACTTAATTTCTTACTTTAAAAGTAGATATGAAAAACTGGCCAATATCTTATCAAAAAGACCAGAACTCAGGAATTATACTAAAATTAATGATATTGACGATTCACAACAGAGCTTAAGTTTGATATTGATGGTCAGAGAAATTAGATCCAGTAAAAATGGTCATAAAATCGTCGAATTTGAAGATGATACTGGTGAAATTTCCGTTTTGTTTTCAAATAAAAACGATGAACTGTTCAGAGAAGCTGAAAAGCTTGTCAAAGATGAAGTTGTTGGAGTTATTGCAAATAAAAGTGATGATCCGCACTTTGCTTTTGGTCAAGAAATCATTAATCCCGGTGTTTTAAAAGTTCCAGACAAAAAAATGGATTTCAGCATCGTGTTTTTATCTGACGTTCACATTGGAAGCCTAACATTCCTTGAAGATGCGTTTCAAAGATTTATTGATTGGATTAACTGTGATTTTGGAGATGAAGAACAGAGAAGAGTTGCTGAAAGTGTTAAATATCTTGTAATTGGTGGGGATATTGTAGATGGTATTGGTGTATATCCAAATCAAGATAAAGAACTTGCAATTAAAGATATTACGGAACAATATAATGAAGCTGCAAGGTTTTTAGGTAATGTTAGAAATGATATTAAAATAATTATTGCTCCTGGAAACCACGATGCATCAAGAGTAGCTGAACCACAGCCTGCTGTTCCTGAAGAATATGCAAAAGCATTATATGAACTTGATAATGTGGAATTTATTTCTAATCCCGGTGTCGTGTCCCTAGATGGAATTAATGTATTAATTTACCATGGACGTAGTTTTGATGACATGGTGATGGCTGTTAAAGATTTCACATATGAGAAAAATGATGAGATAATGAAAGAATTACTATTGAAAAGACATCTAGCACCGTTATATGGTGAACGTACTCCCCTTGCTTCAGAACTTGAAGATTATCTCGTAATAGATGAAGTGCCAGATGTGTTCCATACAGGTCACGTTCACGTTAACAGTTATAAAAAATTCAAAGGTGTTCATTTAATCAATTCAGGTACGTTTCAGACTCAAACTGAATTCCAAAAAATTTATAATATTGAACCTACTCCTGCTCAAGTTCCAATCCTTCATAAAGGAAAATATAGACATTTCAAATTTGTATAG